The following coding sequences lie in one Listeria ivanovii subsp. londoniensis genomic window:
- a CDS encoding alkyl/aryl-sulfatase, which produces MSKKILPKEATSFTKEVNNAVKDALPFENTKDFEDAKKGFIGTWDKVQVHADNGEKIWDLDDYQFINDGEAPESVNPSLWRISQLNMTNGLFKVTDRVYQVRGFDMANTTIMEGDTGLVITDTLTSIETARAALELYYEHRPKKPIKAIIYTHSHGDHYGGVAGLVSKEDVASGKVALIGPEGFMEHAVSENVFAGNAMARRAEYMYGSRLSRSELGQIDAGLGKTLSIGHMSLIAPNDTITFDHEKRVVDGIEIEFLMAPNTEAPSEHLMYFPQFKLINIAEDAVHNLHNILTLRGAQIRDAYAWWKDIDKAIRAFGDKYEICIGQHHWPTWGNEEINDMLIHQRDAYKYMHDQTLHFINKGLTATEVAEAVKFPPSLEEKWYVRGYYGTLNHDVKAIYQFYLGWYDGNPANLYPLPPEEVAKKYVEFMGGVDEVLKKARVSYEAGEYRWVAEVVKHAVFADDKSEEARGLLADALEQLGYQSESASWRNVYLASADELRNSLPKTVISTVTLDVVEGMPFDLILDYMGIRLNGEKAINKRISMNWKLTDVDEKYHLLLNNSVLTYRDADEDANADVVLTTTRDTFNHIFSGVKSFKEAFADQSIKLEGNAEKFDEFSALLDEFSPVFNIVTP; this is translated from the coding sequence ATGTCCAAAAAGATATTACCGAAAGAAGCAACTAGCTTTACTAAAGAGGTTAATAACGCCGTGAAAGATGCTCTACCCTTTGAAAACACGAAAGATTTTGAAGATGCGAAAAAAGGCTTTATCGGAACATGGGATAAAGTACAAGTACATGCTGATAATGGAGAGAAGATTTGGGACTTAGATGATTATCAATTTATCAATGATGGAGAGGCGCCGGAGTCAGTTAATCCAAGCTTATGGCGTATTTCACAACTTAATATGACGAATGGTTTATTTAAAGTAACGGATCGTGTTTACCAAGTTCGTGGTTTTGATATGGCTAACACAACTATCATGGAAGGGGATACTGGACTTGTTATTACTGATACGTTAACATCTATCGAAACAGCTCGTGCTGCACTTGAACTTTATTATGAGCATCGTCCAAAAAAACCAATTAAAGCAATTATCTACACACATTCCCATGGGGACCATTATGGTGGTGTTGCAGGACTTGTTAGTAAAGAGGATGTGGCTTCTGGAAAAGTTGCACTAATTGGTCCAGAAGGGTTCATGGAACATGCTGTAAGTGAGAATGTCTTTGCAGGGAATGCAATGGCTCGCCGTGCGGAGTATATGTATGGAAGCCGTTTGTCACGTAGCGAGTTAGGGCAAATAGATGCTGGTCTAGGAAAAACACTATCTATAGGTCACATGTCACTAATTGCTCCAAATGATACCATTACTTTTGATCATGAAAAACGTGTGGTAGACGGCATTGAAATAGAATTCTTAATGGCACCAAATACAGAAGCTCCATCAGAACACCTGATGTATTTCCCGCAATTTAAATTAATTAACATCGCCGAAGATGCAGTACATAATCTGCATAATATCTTAACGCTTCGTGGTGCACAAATACGTGATGCCTATGCATGGTGGAAAGATATTGATAAAGCAATTCGCGCATTTGGGGATAAATATGAGATATGTATCGGTCAGCATCACTGGCCAACATGGGGTAACGAGGAAATCAATGACATGCTGATTCACCAACGTGATGCCTATAAATATATGCATGACCAAACACTACATTTTATTAACAAAGGCTTAACTGCAACCGAAGTAGCGGAAGCGGTTAAATTCCCACCATCTTTAGAAGAAAAATGGTATGTAAGAGGCTATTATGGAACATTAAATCATGACGTAAAAGCTATCTATCAATTCTATCTAGGCTGGTATGACGGAAATCCAGCAAATCTTTATCCACTACCTCCAGAAGAAGTTGCCAAAAAGTATGTTGAATTTATGGGCGGCGTGGATGAGGTCTTGAAAAAAGCTCGTGTATCCTATGAAGCGGGAGAGTATCGCTGGGTTGCCGAAGTAGTAAAACATGCGGTATTTGCGGATGATAAAAGTGAAGAAGCGAGAGGGTTATTAGCGGATGCACTGGAACAACTAGGCTATCAATCGGAGTCTGCTTCATGGCGGAATGTGTATTTAGCCTCCGCAGATGAGCTTCGAAATTCTCTACCAAAAACGGTTATTTCGACGGTAACATTGGATGTAGTAGAAGGTATGCCATTTGATTTAATTTTAGATTACATGGGTATTCGTTTGAATGGTGAAAAAGCTATTAATAAACGTATTTCCATGAACTGGAAATTAACGGATGTCGATGAAAAATACCATTTATTACTAAATAACTCTGTTTTAACTTATCGTGATGCGGATGAAGATGCTAATGCCGATGTGGTTTTAACTACAACTAGAGATACTTTTAATCATATTTTTAGTGGCGTGAAATCATTTAAAGAAGCATTTGCTGATCAAAGCATTAAACTAGAAGGAAATGCTGAGAAATTTGATGAATTTTCTGCTCTGCTAGATGAGTTTAGCCCTGTATTTAATATAGTTACACCATAA
- the msrA gene encoding peptide-methionine (S)-S-oxide reductase MsrA, giving the protein MTNERLEQATFAGGCFWCMVKPFDTLPGIEEVVSGYTGGHTTNPTYQEVCGGKTGHTEAVQITFDPAIFPYEKLVEIYWQQTDPTDASGQFADRGDSYRPVIFYHNEEQKEVAEKSKKRLANSGRFKQPIVTEILPAEPFYPAEEYHQDFYKKNKLHYEGYRAGSGRSHFIESNWGESK; this is encoded by the coding sequence TTGACTAATGAACGATTAGAACAAGCTACTTTTGCAGGGGGTTGTTTTTGGTGTATGGTTAAACCCTTTGACACTTTACCTGGTATTGAAGAAGTAGTTTCCGGCTATACTGGTGGACATACAACTAATCCTACCTACCAAGAAGTATGCGGCGGAAAAACAGGTCACACCGAAGCAGTACAAATCACATTTGATCCTGCTATATTTCCTTATGAAAAATTGGTGGAAATTTACTGGCAACAAACAGATCCGACAGATGCCTCCGGACAATTCGCTGACAGAGGAGACTCCTATCGACCAGTAATTTTTTATCATAATGAGGAACAAAAAGAAGTTGCAGAAAAATCCAAAAAAAGGTTAGCTAATAGCGGTCGTTTTAAACAACCTATTGTTACAGAAATTTTACCTGCAGAGCCGTTTTACCCTGCTGAAGAATATCATCAAGACTTTTACAAGAAAAACAAGCTACATTATGAAGGATATCGTGCAGGATCAGGTCGTAGTCATTTTATAGAATCTAACTGGGGGGAATCAAAATAA
- the msrB gene encoding peptide-methionine (R)-S-oxide reductase MsrB: MNPLKKQARLEELSDIQYKVTQENGTERPFENEFYNHFEDGIYVDIVSGKPLFSSKDQYDSDCGWPSFTKSIDEEEIHEEFDSSHGMRRTEVRSVEADSHLGHVFADGPKESGGMRYCINSAALRFVPVADLEKEGYGEYQHLFA; this comes from the coding sequence ATGAACCCATTGAAAAAACAAGCACGTTTAGAAGAATTATCGGATATACAGTATAAAGTAACACAAGAAAACGGAACGGAACGCCCATTTGAAAATGAATTTTATAATCATTTTGAAGATGGTATTTATGTAGATATTGTATCAGGGAAACCACTTTTCTCTTCCAAAGATCAGTATGATTCCGATTGTGGCTGGCCAAGTTTTACTAAATCGATTGATGAAGAAGAAATCCATGAAGAGTTTGATTCTAGTCACGGCATGAGACGAACAGAAGTCCGCTCTGTGGAAGCTGATTCCCATTTAGGACATGTATTCGCGGACGGACCAAAAGAAAGCGGTGGTATGCGTTATTGCATCAATTCAGCTGCCTTACGTTTTGTCCCAGTAGCGGATTTAGAAAAAGAGGGCTATGGTGAGTACCAACATTTATTTGCATAA
- a CDS encoding nuclear transport factor 2 family protein — MKNLSIEEKRAIPHLFHTNLNNRDFEKQYDLITQDIKFYKNGEVIEGADNFIVALQGITSFSEDVHIEDQEIYADDHVAVSRYTLSGTLTGDITFPNGNKASKTGKKFSYGSVEFFEFNDAGKVYEIRQINDSGLTPTTIENQVK, encoded by the coding sequence ATGAAAAATTTATCAATAGAAGAAAAAAGAGCCATACCGCACCTTTTTCACACCAATTTAAACAATAGAGATTTTGAAAAACAGTATGACTTAATTACTCAGGATATTAAATTTTATAAAAACGGAGAAGTCATTGAAGGAGCAGATAATTTTATCGTTGCGCTTCAAGGAATTACTTCATTTTCAGAAGATGTCCACATAGAGGATCAGGAGATTTATGCTGACGATCATGTAGCAGTGAGTCGATATACGTTGTCAGGTACACTAACTGGGGATATAACATTCCCTAATGGAAACAAAGCAAGTAAAACTGGAAAAAAATTCAGTTATGGGTCCGTAGAGTTTTTTGAATTTAATGATGCTGGAAAGGTGTATGAAATTCGGCAAATAAATGATTCTGGTTTGACTCCAACAACTATTGAAAATCAAGTAAAATGA
- a CDS encoding MOSC domain-containing protein, producing the protein MERKIVHLAVGKPKELTLENDKQMMTGIEKKSVDMAYLTMTGFENDAPHNLKYHGGIDRTVCIYPVEHYQKWEKMFGEKLQMSAFGENLMVTNMLEEEIQIGDKFQIGEVVIQVTEARNPCSTIEKFNAIPNLYKAIRETGFTGYLCRTITPGQIKQQDKIKQIHQENHGVTVAFCHDKVLHKHGTKKDFLQILSVEALSNRYREQVDKLLKK; encoded by the coding sequence ATGGAGCGAAAAATAGTACATTTAGCAGTTGGAAAGCCAAAAGAATTAACTTTAGAAAATGACAAGCAAATGATGACAGGAATTGAAAAAAAGTCTGTTGATATGGCCTATTTAACAATGACTGGTTTTGAAAATGATGCCCCTCATAATTTAAAATATCACGGGGGAATAGATAGGACTGTATGTATTTATCCAGTGGAGCATTATCAAAAGTGGGAAAAAATGTTTGGCGAGAAATTGCAAATGAGTGCTTTTGGTGAAAACTTGATGGTGACCAATATGTTGGAAGAAGAAATCCAAATTGGCGATAAGTTCCAAATTGGTGAAGTAGTTATTCAAGTTACAGAAGCAAGGAATCCATGTAGTACAATCGAAAAATTCAATGCCATCCCTAATCTTTATAAAGCGATTCGCGAAACTGGATTTACTGGCTACTTATGTCGAACGATTACACCCGGACAAATAAAACAACAGGATAAAATAAAACAAATTCACCAAGAAAACCACGGAGTCACAGTTGCTTTTTGCCATGATAAAGTGTTGCATAAGCACGGTACAAAAAAGGATTTCTTACAAATTCTATCGGTAGAAGCCTTATCTAATCGTTACCGTGAGCAAGTAGATAAATTACTTAAAAAATAA
- a CDS encoding YcnI family protein has translation MKKIICSFIILLAVFFVPFQASAHISVLPNESTVEAWETYTMKVPSEKAVASKKIVLKIPKDTSFESYEVVPGWKTTIDKKNNTVTWQTEGDGIEQGQFQRFSFIAKNPSETGDIAWNAYQYYEDGSIVEWVGAEDSETPHATTKIIKESMKNSAGSHGEVIAGAENTSSDSSATNDDTILLWTALAISVLALITGIFAIINRKK, from the coding sequence ATGAAAAAAATCATCTGTTCATTTATTATTTTGTTAGCTGTTTTTTTCGTACCATTTCAAGCAAGTGCACATATTTCCGTATTACCAAACGAATCCACTGTAGAGGCATGGGAAACTTACACGATGAAAGTTCCTTCTGAAAAAGCTGTTGCTTCTAAAAAAATCGTTCTAAAAATACCGAAAGATACTTCTTTTGAATCATATGAAGTTGTCCCAGGATGGAAAACAACGATTGATAAGAAAAATAATACAGTTACGTGGCAAACAGAAGGGGATGGAATCGAACAAGGACAATTCCAGCGTTTCAGTTTTATTGCTAAAAATCCAAGTGAAACAGGAGATATCGCCTGGAACGCCTATCAATACTATGAAGATGGTTCGATTGTCGAATGGGTTGGCGCAGAAGATTCTGAAACCCCTCATGCAACAACGAAAATAATCAAAGAATCTATGAAAAACTCTGCTGGATCTCACGGAGAAGTAATCGCTGGCGCTGAAAATACATCTAGTGATAGTAGTGCAACAAATGATGATACAATTCTACTATGGACAGCACTTGCAATTAGTGTTCTTGCATTAATCACCGGTATTTTCGCTATTATAAATCGAAAAAAATAA
- a CDS encoding copper resistance CopC/CopD family protein yields the protein MKFLKKGIFLFILIYILSVPTELVSAHAYLENANPADQSHIQTAPEKVTLVFNEEIEADFPLIEVKNSKGEQVKTGKTTVSKQNNHIVESALPNDLKPDVYAVSWRVVSADGHAVSGVISFKLGDTKASFQETAAPVSGTDLPISSIQKALLYIGFSLFIGMLVFGFGLYPRNEPMTKEIVQRLKKLTIVALILLGLAIILQVFVQTSITTGVSITASAQPANLFSFLTETKTGYIWISEFIVWTMLFLFTLIMFAKEKQWSWLALVTESVLVAYLIFTKAQNGHAAASADKLISITADILHMVAASVWVGGIIVLLFVLPRTKKAKQVWSRFAVIATIAVVSILASGLLMAVMNLGQMKSLFTTNYGKLLLFKIGLFLLMALLGLAHYIYLKLKKEKLPFKTIMLELVIGTVILIVASALTNLQTPPPAAPKTYDETITAQEEKAKINLKIAPATVGQNQFIITFLTESGAVKTDLQQVTITTKSTKTDEKATFQAKLASENQYFAEGLYINQTGKWEVAVHGLTKDFANIDQTFHINIKQ from the coding sequence ATGAAATTTCTAAAAAAGGGTATTTTTCTTTTCATTCTTATTTACATACTGAGTGTGCCTACCGAGCTTGTATCGGCACATGCTTATTTGGAAAACGCGAATCCAGCTGATCAATCCCATATCCAAACGGCACCAGAAAAAGTAACGCTTGTTTTTAATGAAGAAATTGAAGCGGACTTTCCCTTAATAGAAGTAAAAAATTCTAAAGGCGAGCAGGTGAAAACTGGTAAGACTACCGTTTCTAAACAGAATAATCATATTGTTGAAAGTGCTTTGCCAAATGACTTAAAGCCAGATGTATACGCTGTTTCTTGGCGGGTTGTTTCAGCAGATGGTCACGCAGTTTCAGGCGTTATTTCTTTTAAATTAGGAGATACAAAAGCTAGTTTTCAGGAAACGGCAGCTCCTGTTAGCGGTACTGACTTGCCAATTAGTTCTATTCAAAAAGCATTGCTATACATAGGGTTTTCTTTGTTTATTGGGATGCTTGTTTTTGGCTTCGGCCTATACCCGAGAAATGAACCAATGACTAAGGAAATAGTGCAGCGCCTAAAAAAGCTAACAATAGTAGCGCTTATTCTACTTGGATTAGCCATTATCCTGCAAGTTTTTGTCCAAACAAGTATTACAACTGGCGTATCAATTACAGCAAGTGCTCAGCCCGCAAATCTATTCTCGTTTTTAACAGAAACAAAAACCGGTTATATTTGGATTAGCGAATTTATCGTCTGGACTATGCTCTTTCTATTTACGCTAATAATGTTTGCCAAAGAAAAACAGTGGAGCTGGTTGGCGCTTGTGACAGAGAGTGTTTTAGTAGCGTATCTTATCTTCACAAAAGCACAAAATGGGCACGCAGCTGCTAGTGCCGATAAGCTGATAAGTATTACAGCGGATATCTTGCATATGGTTGCCGCGAGTGTTTGGGTTGGAGGCATCATCGTTTTATTATTCGTACTTCCACGCACTAAAAAAGCCAAGCAAGTTTGGAGTAGGTTCGCAGTAATTGCAACCATCGCAGTCGTTTCCATTTTGGCAAGTGGTTTGCTGATGGCTGTTATGAATCTCGGGCAAATGAAAAGTTTATTTACAACTAACTATGGCAAATTACTTCTTTTCAAAATAGGTTTATTCTTATTGATGGCCTTACTCGGTTTGGCGCATTATATTTATTTAAAACTCAAAAAAGAAAAACTTCCTTTTAAAACCATTATGCTAGAGCTTGTGATTGGAACGGTCATTTTGATTGTGGCAAGTGCTTTAACAAATTTGCAAACGCCACCTCCAGCTGCACCGAAAACCTATGATGAGACGATAACCGCACAAGAGGAAAAAGCAAAAATTAATTTAAAAATCGCACCAGCCACTGTGGGACAAAACCAATTCATTATTACTTTCCTTACAGAGAGCGGTGCAGTAAAAACAGACTTACAACAAGTGACAATAACTACTAAATCAACAAAAACGGATGAAAAAGCTACTTTTCAGGCAAAACTTGCGAGTGAGAACCAATATTTTGCAGAAGGTCTTTATATTAATCAAACTGGAAAATGGGAAGTAGCGGTCCACGGCTTAACGAAAGACTTTGCTAATATCGACCAAACGTTTCATATTAATATTAAACAGTAA
- the mscL gene encoding large conductance mechanosensitive channel protein MscL: MKKMLVEFRDFALKGNVLDLAVAVVIGAAFGKIVTSLVDNIIMPVVGVLLGGLDFSDLSIKVGKSVIQYGAFIQSIVDFIIIAFAIFLFVKILTSFIKKKEQPAEETPVPPTEEYLKEIRDLLKEQQK, encoded by the coding sequence ATGAAAAAAATGTTAGTAGAATTTAGAGATTTCGCTTTAAAAGGGAACGTGCTTGATTTGGCTGTAGCTGTCGTCATTGGGGCTGCATTTGGAAAAATCGTAACATCTTTAGTGGACAATATTATCATGCCGGTTGTCGGTGTTTTACTTGGGGGACTTGATTTCAGTGACTTAAGTATTAAAGTTGGTAAATCAGTCATCCAGTATGGTGCTTTCATTCAATCCATCGTCGACTTTATTATTATCGCTTTTGCAATCTTCCTTTTCGTCAAAATACTTACTAGCTTTATTAAGAAAAAAGAACAACCTGCGGAAGAAACACCAGTACCTCCAACCGAGGAATACTTAAAAGAAATTCGCGATTTATTAAAAGAGCAACAGAAATAG
- a CDS encoding leucine-rich repeat domain-containing protein: protein MVKKFFLLKSMVVALIVISGIWISSSQGMKVKAANISKGEAINKIFPNANLAEEIKKDLGKTSVTDVVTQNELDTITSIGGSGIDTIEGMQYLNNLTFIAFNKDNISDLSPLAGLTKMKHITLGYNKIKDISALANMKDLEYLSIPGNQVSDLSPLSNLTKLNHIELEKNEISDISVLANLTNIDYLTLASNKISDISAVGNLTKLTYFAAKKNKIKDISALSNLTKLRLLDVSKNQISDVSALSKLKQITILNIAHNQISDISPLVTMDKIQSLVISNNQITDASQLASLPQLGWLVMSNNRITDISAFAGKNQLINLEALNQTYTNKPIDYQTDITLPNIVKGITGDLIKPARISNNGKYISPDVSWNLSKFVKEVNYTFNRIETVGSTDIQYSGTIKQPIAPVYYTVHYFADGRETTEKVPIDSLLTEPKSPTKEGYTFKGWYEARTGGKKWDFKKDVMPANDLNLYAQFSKKASSVGSGETNGNNSNNGNNSKASGEKVTLAATNTNTPNSMLPTTGDCDNTIYTLLGLFLIGTVFIFFKKSCAEKGEEN from the coding sequence ATGGTGAAAAAATTTTTTTTGTTAAAAAGTATGGTAGTTGCGCTAATCGTTATCAGTGGAATATGGATTAGTTCAAGCCAAGGGATGAAGGTAAAAGCTGCAAATATTTCGAAAGGTGAAGCTATTAATAAGATTTTTCCAAATGCTAATTTAGCAGAAGAGATAAAAAAAGATCTTGGGAAAACAAGTGTAACAGATGTAGTTACACAAAACGAACTGGACACGATTACTTCAATAGGTGGCTCAGGAATAGATACGATTGAAGGAATGCAATATTTGAACAATCTTACATTTATAGCTTTTAATAAGGATAATATAAGTGATCTTAGCCCGTTAGCGGGATTGACTAAAATGAAACACATAACGTTAGGATACAATAAGATAAAAGACATTAGTGCATTGGCGAATATGAAGGACTTAGAATATTTGAGTATACCGGGGAATCAGGTTAGTGATCTTAGCCCACTTTCGAATTTGACTAAGCTAAATCATATAGAACTTGAGAAAAACGAAATAAGTGACATAAGTGTATTAGCTAACTTAACAAATATAGACTATCTCACTTTGGCTAGCAATAAGATTAGCGATATAAGTGCAGTAGGTAATTTAACGAAGCTCACATACTTCGCTGCGAAAAAAAATAAGATAAAAGATATTAGCGCACTTTCCAATTTAACTAAATTAAGACTTTTAGATGTATCTAAAAACCAGATTAGTGATGTAAGTGCCTTATCTAAATTGAAGCAAATAACTATTTTAAATATAGCTCACAATCAAATAAGTGATATAAGCCCGCTAGTAACAATGGATAAAATTCAAAGCCTCGTTATATCTAACAACCAAATAACCGATGCCAGCCAACTTGCAAGTTTACCACAACTCGGTTGGTTAGTTATGTCTAATAATCGAATAACAGATATAAGCGCATTTGCTGGGAAAAATCAATTAATAAATTTAGAAGCACTGAATCAAACGTATACTAATAAACCAATAGATTATCAAACAGATATAACCCTCCCCAATATAGTAAAAGGTATCACAGGAGACTTGATTAAGCCAGCAAGAATTAGTAATAATGGTAAATATATTAGTCCGGATGTATCTTGGAACTTATCCAAATTTGTAAAAGAAGTTAATTACACATTCAATAGGATTGAAACAGTTGGAAGCACAGATATCCAATATAGCGGGACAATCAAACAGCCGATAGCTCCAGTATATTATACAGTTCATTACTTTGCGGATGGAAGAGAAACGACCGAAAAAGTACCAATAGATTCCCTATTAACAGAACCAAAATCACCAACAAAAGAAGGATATACCTTTAAAGGCTGGTACGAAGCAAGAACAGGTGGAAAGAAATGGGACTTTAAAAAAGATGTAATGCCTGCAAATGATTTAAACTTATATGCGCAATTCAGTAAAAAAGCTAGTAGCGTTGGTAGTGGGGAAACGAACGGAAATAATAGTAACAATGGAAATAATAGCAAAGCATCGGGTGAAAAAGTAACGCTTGCTGCAACCAATACGAACACTCCTAATAGTATGCTTCCGACAACAGGAGATTGCGACAATACCATATATACTTTGTTAGGACTATTCTTAATAGGAACTGTATTTATATTCTTTAAAAAGAGTTGTGCCGAGAAAGGGGAGGAGAACTGA
- the groL gene encoding chaperonin GroEL (60 kDa chaperone family; promotes refolding of misfolded polypeptides especially under stressful conditions; forms two stacked rings of heptamers to form a barrel-shaped 14mer; ends can be capped by GroES; misfolded proteins enter the barrel where they are refolded when GroES binds) — translation MAKDIKFSEDARRAMLRGVDQLANAVKVTLGPKGRNVVLEKKFGSPLITNDGVTIAKEIELEDPFENMGAKLVSEVASKTNDVAGDGTTTATVLAQAMIQEGLKNVTAGANPVGVRRGIEKAVATAIDELKAISKPIEGKESIAQVAAISSGDEEVGKLIAEAMERVGNDGVITIEESKGFATELDVVEGMQFDRGYTSPYMVTDSDKMEAVLEKPYILITDKKINNIQEILPVLEQVVQQGRPMLIIAEDVEGEAQATLVLNKLRGTFNVVAVKAPGFGDRRKAMLEDVAILTGGQVITEDLGLELKTASIEQLGTANKVVVTKDDTTIVEGAGDSTQISARVNQIRAQMEETTSEFDKEKLQERLAKLAGGVAVVKVGAATETELKERKLRIEDALNSTRAAVEEGIVAGGGTALVNIYNKVAELEAEGDVETGINIVLRSLEEPVRQIAHNAGLEGSVIVERLKHEAVGIGFNAANGEWVNMIEAGIVDPTKVTRSALQNASSVAALLLTTEAVVADQPSENGPAAVPDMGMGGMGGMM, via the coding sequence ATGGCAAAAGATATTAAATTTAGTGAAGATGCTCGTCGCGCCATGTTACGTGGTGTGGACCAATTAGCAAACGCAGTAAAAGTAACGCTTGGCCCAAAAGGTCGTAATGTTGTTTTAGAGAAGAAATTTGGTTCTCCATTAATTACTAATGATGGTGTAACTATTGCAAAAGAAATTGAATTAGAAGACCCATTTGAAAACATGGGAGCAAAACTTGTATCAGAAGTTGCTTCTAAAACAAATGACGTTGCTGGAGACGGAACTACAACAGCTACCGTTTTAGCACAAGCAATGATTCAAGAAGGCTTGAAAAACGTTACAGCTGGAGCAAACCCAGTAGGTGTTCGTCGCGGTATCGAAAAAGCCGTAGCAACCGCTATTGACGAACTAAAAGCAATCTCTAAACCAATCGAAGGTAAAGAATCGATTGCCCAAGTTGCGGCAATTTCTTCTGGTGATGAAGAAGTTGGTAAATTAATCGCTGAAGCAATGGAACGTGTTGGTAACGATGGTGTTATCACTATTGAAGAATCCAAAGGTTTTGCAACGGAATTAGATGTAGTAGAAGGTATGCAATTTGATCGTGGCTACACTAGTCCTTACATGGTAACTGATTCTGACAAAATGGAAGCAGTACTTGAAAAACCTTATATTTTAATTACAGATAAAAAAATCAACAATATTCAAGAAATCTTGCCAGTTTTAGAACAAGTAGTACAACAAGGTCGCCCAATGTTAATTATTGCTGAAGACGTGGAAGGCGAAGCACAAGCAACACTTGTTCTTAACAAACTACGTGGCACATTTAACGTGGTAGCAGTAAAAGCACCTGGTTTCGGCGATCGTCGTAAAGCAATGCTGGAAGATGTAGCTATTTTAACTGGTGGACAAGTAATCACGGAAGATTTAGGTCTAGAACTTAAAACAGCTTCCATTGAGCAACTTGGAACTGCTAACAAAGTAGTCGTAACAAAAGACGATACAACTATTGTAGAAGGAGCAGGCGATTCCACTCAAATTAGCGCTCGCGTAAACCAAATCCGTGCGCAAATGGAAGAAACTACTTCTGAATTCGATAAAGAAAAATTACAAGAACGTTTAGCAAAACTTGCAGGTGGAGTAGCGGTTGTTAAAGTCGGTGCTGCAACTGAAACCGAACTAAAAGAACGTAAATTACGTATTGAAGATGCTCTTAACTCCACTCGTGCAGCTGTAGAAGAAGGTATCGTAGCTGGTGGTGGTACAGCACTTGTAAACATTTACAACAAAGTAGCTGAACTAGAAGCAGAAGGAGACGTAGAAACAGGTATTAACATTGTTCTTCGTTCCTTAGAAGAACCAGTTCGTCAAATCGCACATAATGCTGGACTGGAGGGTTCCGTTATCGTGGAACGCTTGAAACATGAAGCAGTTGGCATTGGTTTCAACGCAGCAAACGGCGAATGGGTAAACATGATTGAAGCCGGTATCGTGGATCCAACAAAAGTAACTCGTTCCGCATTACAAAATGCTTCATCTGTTGCTGCACTTCTATTAACTACCGAAGCAGTCGTAGCAGATCAACCAAGCGAAAATGGCCCAGCAGCCGTTCCTGATATGGGAATGGGCGGCATGGGCGGTATGATGTAA
- the groES gene encoding co-chaperone GroES: MLKPLGDRVVIEVLEAEEKTASGIVLPDSAKEKPQSGKIIAVGSGRVLENGTKEPLEVVEGDTVIFAKYSGTEVTYEGTDYLILRESDILAITK, encoded by the coding sequence TTGTTAAAACCATTAGGAGATCGTGTTGTAATTGAGGTACTGGAAGCAGAGGAAAAAACAGCAAGTGGTATTGTATTACCAGACTCTGCGAAAGAAAAGCCACAATCAGGTAAAATTATTGCTGTTGGTTCAGGTCGCGTCCTTGAAAACGGAACAAAAGAACCACTCGAAGTAGTCGAAGGTGACACAGTTATTTTTGCAAAATACTCTGGAACTGAAGTGACATATGAAGGCACGGACTACTTGATTTTACGTGAAAGTGACATTTTAGCTATTACCAAATAA